One window of the Podospora pseudopauciseta strain CBS 411.78 chromosome 4, whole genome shotgun sequence genome contains the following:
- a CDS encoding hypothetical protein (COG:S; EggNog:ENOG503NXRZ), protein MQALVQESPMFRFWSNDPRGSNKTVEDGHLLSTCPGSAVNAPGASSEEPLTPISPKRRRPSFVNTTACPTAKRIKTEEHPGGLPSPTSACADNEDKNMLRGSSKSSDLERAKDAIQYQFGLEILLKHDELRLIDQELAKCQIALEQLRRCHLIPYPVQCPTPSQMLEISSGKGPVLQPKVGQPVPKWAPPFGVVDGPYARHYAKWLIPDPMFDGIQPEAPGLTETGRARNITAEGRATRNSMSDAGSFGKQRPARGNAGQRLNALSSGYPPVKDKQSPCTVKRSDGLTVKLVCIDCHRWDFSSTQGFINHCRIAHRRDFKSHEEAAVHCGHPIEVDDSGIIVADENKGCAPTPSVPSGLIHPLARKESISDQQAYKNILARINASLELYHAGKLPNVKCIPRARKPSGSNAAGSSSAGFVASSDAPYLSQLMQKKKLSGNLKDELNEAKVKMDWDMLSPGEDSDMDLCSGSDRAATPNKVSGSVARTPAVMRMPARSAVSPSQPPVVPRPASSKSQALAAAAGAGAELDADSPETPSYDDEMDVELSPNTMASNNAPSLVSDDGEYDDSDDAASDSSDAMEIESVSDVAEINLEEDVDVRDSAPRPIQHCRKINNTDKLKKDENRHVTFVSPGPVPKANTKGMRKQKM, encoded by the coding sequence ATGCAGGCTCTTGTCCAGGAATCGCCCATGTTTCGCTTTTGGTCCAACGACCCAAGGGGAAGCAACAAGACAGTAGAAGATGGTCACCTGCTATCAACGTGTCCCGGTTCCGCTGTGAATGCTCCCGGCGCATCCTCTGAGGAACCTCTCACACCCATCTCACCCAAAAGGCGCCGACCGAGCTTTGTCAATACCACCGCCTGCCCAACAGCCAAGCGCATCAAGACGGAAGAGCATCCCGGTGGTCTGCCGTCGCCCACCTCGGCATGTGCCGATAACGAGGACAAGAACATGCTGCGCGGGTCCAGCAAGAGTTCCGACCTCGAGCGTGCCAAGGATGCGATCCAGTACCAGTTCGGGCTCGAGATCCTCCTCAAGCACGACGAGCTTCGACTCATCGACCAGGAGTTGGCCAAGTGCCAGATTGCGCTCGAGCAACTCCGCCGGTGTCACCTGATTCCCTATCCTGTCCAATGTCCGACTCCCAGCCAGATGCTGGAGATTAGCAGCGGAAAGGGCCCCGTGCTTCAACCAAAAGTCGGTCAACCCGTACCCAAATGGGCGCCGCCTTTTGGTGTTGTCGACGGCCCTTATGCCCGTCATTATGCTAAGTGGCTTATCCCCGATCCCATGTTTGATGGCATTCAGCCCGAGGCCCCCGGCCTTACAGAGACTGGCCGGGCCAGAAATATCACGGCGGAAGGTAGGGCGACGAGGAACAGCATGTCGGATGCGGGCAGCTTTGGCAAGCAACGCCCTGCCCGTGGAAACGCAGGCCAGAGGCTCAATGCCCTATCCAGTGGATACCCTCCGGTCAAAGACAAGCAATCCCCGTGCACTGTCAAGCGTTCTGATGGCCTTACGGTCAAGTTGGTGTGCATCGACTGCCACAGATGGGACTTTTCAAGCACCCAAGGCTTCATCAACCACTGCCGTATTGCTCACAGACGGGATTTCAAGAGCCACGAGGAAGCCGCTGTTCATTGTGGTCACCCTATCGAGGTTGATGACAGCGGAATCATCGTTGCCGATGAGAACAAGGGCTGTGCGCCCACGCCCTCCGTTCCCTCTGGATTGATCCATCCCCTGGCCCGTAAGGAGTCTATTTCTGACCAGCAGGCTTACAAAAACATCCTTGCTCGCATCAACGCTTCGCTGGAGCTTTACCATGCCGGGAAGCTGCCCAATGTTAAGTGCATACCCCGTGCTCGCAAGCCGTCAGGGTCTAATGCCGCCGGGTCGTCCTCTGCTGGTTTCGTTGCTTCTTCCGATGCACCTTATCTGTCCCAGCTGatgcagaagaagaagttgagTGGTAACCTGAAGGATGAGTTGAACGAGGCCAAGGTCAAGATGGATTGGGATATGCTCTCTCCTGGCGAGGACTCTGATATGGATTTGTGTTCTGGATCGGATCGTGCTGCAACACCAAACAAGGTTTCCGGCTCAGTTGCGCGGACGCCTGCTGTTATGCGGATGCCGGCACGCTCTGCTGTGTCTCCCTCCCAGCCACCAGTTGTTCCCCGCCCCGCCAGTAGCAAGAGTCAGGCTTtggctgccgccgctggtgctggtgccgaACTTGATGCCGACTCGCCAGAGACCCCGAGCTATGATGATGAAATGGATGTGGAACTGAGCCCCAACACCATGGCCAGCAACAATGCGCCTTCTTTGGTTAGTGACGATGGAGAATATGACGACTCGGACGATGCTGCTTCCGACAGTAGCGATGCCATGGAGATCGAGTCGGTCTCTGATGTCGCCGAGATCAACCTTGAGGAGGACGTGGATGTCCGTGACAGTGCTCCGCGGCCCATCCAACACTGCCGCAAAATAAACAACACAGACAAACTGAAAAAAGATGAGAACAGGCATGTGACCTTTGTCAGTCCAGGTCCTGTTCCTAAAGCCAACACCAAGGGGATGCGGAAGCAAAAAATGTAG